The Chitinophaga sp. H8 genome contains a region encoding:
- a CDS encoding FecR family protein, with the protein MTRFDTLWEGYIAGTLNGEEVKELLEMISQEEGPLQDNIHALLEDQLLEGMAVAGDKELILQRIMEQVRPAKVRRMYFKRWAAAAVILALLSTGAYLWFLQAPGHKLAVVSGKIAAGGDKAILTLADGAEVTLDSSGSKVMQQGNIAIHQHNGQLQYTLHGTEHSVGNNTLTTPKGGQFKVILPDGTSVWLNSASSLQYPVAFTGKERLVTLTGQAYFEVAANTSQPFKVKVNDMEVQVLGTGFDIMAYGDEQAVRTTLVTGAVKVAAGRENALLKPGQQARLNKGQGTLTIKEADLSKVLAWKSGLFVFNNTDLQTIMREIARWYDVEIINEAGVGTKLYGGSISRKKDLRDVLNLLESGGTNHFKIEGRKVIILK; encoded by the coding sequence ATGACCCGATTTGATACACTATGGGAAGGATATATTGCCGGTACGCTCAATGGCGAAGAGGTAAAGGAATTGCTGGAGATGATCAGCCAGGAGGAAGGACCCCTGCAGGATAATATTCATGCCTTACTGGAAGATCAGTTGCTGGAAGGCATGGCTGTTGCCGGCGACAAGGAACTGATCCTCCAAAGAATTATGGAACAGGTGCGCCCGGCAAAAGTTCGCCGGATGTACTTTAAACGCTGGGCTGCAGCAGCGGTAATACTGGCATTGCTGAGCACCGGTGCTTATCTATGGTTCCTGCAAGCGCCCGGGCATAAGCTGGCAGTGGTATCCGGAAAAATAGCTGCAGGGGGCGACAAAGCAATACTTACCCTGGCTGATGGTGCGGAGGTAACATTGGATAGTTCGGGTAGCAAGGTGATGCAACAGGGTAATATTGCGATTCATCAGCATAACGGACAACTGCAATATACACTTCATGGAACGGAACACAGCGTGGGGAATAATACACTTACCACCCCCAAGGGCGGGCAATTTAAAGTGATTTTGCCAGATGGTACCAGCGTGTGGCTCAACTCGGCTTCCAGTTTGCAATATCCTGTTGCATTTACGGGAAAGGAACGGTTAGTGACGCTCACCGGACAGGCTTATTTTGAAGTGGCGGCTAATACCAGCCAGCCATTTAAAGTAAAAGTAAATGATATGGAAGTACAGGTACTGGGTACTGGCTTTGATATTATGGCGTATGGGGATGAGCAGGCGGTTCGTACAACGCTGGTAACGGGTGCCGTAAAAGTAGCCGCAGGTAGGGAAAATGCGCTGCTAAAACCAGGGCAGCAGGCCAGATTAAATAAAGGACAAGGCACTTTAACTATAAAAGAAGCGGATCTGAGCAAGGTGCTGGCATGGAAAAGTGGCTTGTTTGTATTTAATAATACAGACCTGCAAACAATCATGCGAGAAATAGCCAGGTGGTACGATGTGGAAATTATTAATGAGGCAGGTGTGGGCACGAAACTGTATGGTGGTAGTATCAGCCGGAAAAAAGATCTCCGGGATGTACTGAATCTGCTGGAGTCAGGCGGCACCAATCATTTTAAAATAGAAGGAAGAAAAGTAATCATATTGAAATAA
- a CDS encoding TonB-dependent receptor, with protein MYLNLTGKAPAMRELLTKIFLVMKVTAFIFFITCLHVSATSFSQKVTLSVKEASLQSIFPEITRQTGISIFYEEETIRKTTPVTLKVKDMDIRQVLLMCVKNQPISFIMDEHNITIQRAAANRLPAPMVLPVADTTIQVTGTVTGEKGMVLPGATVLVKNTTQGASTSVDGKFSVKAKATDSLVIKFIGYQTQVLAIGSRRVFNISLVPAEGEGLNEVVVVGMNFRQTKRSVTGAMSTIQTKELKQSPVANLNNALAGRLPGLITVQSSGQPGEDAAAMYIRGIATYGNTAPLVVIDGLPRGQGSFSQIDPNEVESVSILKDASSSALYGIQGANGVIVVTTKRGKADQKPAIDFTAQQGVQEVIRLPQIMNTYESALYFNDYDRNNGLDPRFSEAALQVVKDGSDPYLYPDVNWFDEVLKKSAVQNQYNLNISGSSNKVRYFVSGSYIRQGSLLKHEELFKKNYGKESNFNRYNFRSNIDIQATSRLQVQVDLAGRLEQRVGPMPSFGEVFNQISNIPSFALPVFNPDGTLGAASNVEIPYWRNPYGLITQSGYYVNSTNVMYGTISAKHELDFITPGLSAQAFFSFENNNYNSTTRSQEFDAFWYKGLDIDGVPSYVKTRTATTLVTGGTNNIERSTYLDARLNYTRNWNQHAITAQVLANRTLRVYNYDLPFAYQGVSGRFTYGYKSRYFMEANLGYNGSENFPGGNRYGFFPSASVGWVASEESFLKDVSWLSYLKIRGSYGLVGNDKIGGLRWLYLSDFAPGDGYSFGINPAYKGGYNEARVGNPFVTWEHSQKANLGLEFSVLKHDVLQLTFDVFHERRTDILTDPKRVADYLGINGLAPLNSGTVVNKGLDGELRFNKRWHELSIFANLQLTYARNKVLQNDQPTPAYGYQDLRGYEVGYVLGYRAIGFFTSEDDIKNSAVQSFDNKVIPGDIKYMDVNSDGVIDAFDRVPIQIQNVPRYMGGFSAGASYKGVDISFLFNGSAGGTADYVPRDNNKILLQRWTPENQENAKVPVAKLSPNNSLTSDFYTFKTDYLKLRNAEIGYVIPQSFLNRIKVSYARIFINGQNLAIWDKLWIKDRDPESSGSWNTPYPLQRVYNMGINIKL; from the coding sequence ATGTATTTAAACCTTACCGGAAAAGCCCCGGCAATGAGGGAGCTATTGACCAAAATATTCCTGGTTATGAAAGTGACCGCCTTTATTTTCTTTATTACCTGTTTGCATGTTAGTGCCACCAGCTTTTCGCAGAAGGTTACCTTATCTGTGAAGGAGGCATCTTTACAATCTATCTTTCCGGAGATCACCCGCCAAACAGGGATTTCTATCTTTTATGAAGAAGAAACCATCCGGAAAACCACGCCTGTTACACTCAAGGTAAAGGATATGGACATACGCCAGGTATTACTGATGTGTGTCAAAAATCAGCCGATCAGTTTTATAATGGATGAACATAATATCACCATACAGCGTGCGGCTGCAAATAGGCTGCCTGCTCCCATGGTACTACCAGTAGCGGATACAACGATCCAGGTTACTGGTACTGTGACGGGTGAAAAAGGTATGGTACTCCCCGGGGCAACTGTATTGGTGAAGAATACTACACAAGGGGCTTCTACTTCAGTAGACGGGAAGTTTAGTGTAAAGGCAAAAGCTACAGACAGCCTGGTGATCAAGTTTATAGGATACCAGACACAGGTGCTGGCTATTGGCAGCAGGCGGGTGTTTAATATCTCCCTGGTGCCTGCGGAAGGCGAAGGGCTGAATGAAGTAGTAGTGGTGGGGATGAATTTCAGACAAACAAAGCGGTCGGTAACAGGGGCCATGTCTACTATTCAAACCAAAGAGCTGAAGCAAAGTCCGGTGGCTAACCTGAATAATGCACTGGCAGGGCGGTTGCCGGGATTGATCACGGTACAGTCTTCCGGTCAGCCTGGTGAAGACGCTGCTGCCATGTATATCAGGGGGATTGCTACCTATGGCAATACAGCACCACTGGTAGTAATTGATGGCTTGCCCCGCGGACAAGGTAGTTTCAGCCAGATTGATCCGAATGAAGTGGAGTCCGTTTCGATCCTGAAGGATGCAAGTTCATCTGCCTTATATGGTATTCAGGGGGCAAACGGTGTGATTGTGGTAACTACCAAACGGGGAAAAGCGGATCAAAAGCCTGCAATTGATTTTACTGCACAACAAGGAGTTCAGGAGGTGATACGTCTTCCTCAGATAATGAACACTTATGAATCAGCCTTGTATTTTAATGACTATGACCGTAATAATGGCCTGGACCCCAGGTTTAGCGAAGCTGCCCTTCAGGTCGTTAAGGATGGTTCGGACCCTTATTTATATCCTGATGTAAACTGGTTTGATGAGGTGCTGAAAAAAAGTGCGGTACAAAATCAGTATAACCTGAATATTTCCGGTAGTTCCAACAAGGTAAGATATTTTGTTTCGGGTAGCTATATCCGCCAGGGATCATTGTTAAAGCATGAAGAGCTGTTCAAGAAAAATTATGGCAAGGAAAGTAACTTTAACCGTTATAATTTCCGTTCCAATATTGATATACAGGCTACTTCCAGACTGCAGGTACAGGTAGATCTGGCCGGACGGCTGGAACAACGGGTAGGGCCAATGCCGAGTTTTGGAGAAGTGTTCAATCAGATCAGTAATATTCCCTCTTTTGCATTGCCGGTATTTAATCCCGATGGTACTTTGGGGGCAGCCAGTAATGTTGAGATTCCCTATTGGAGAAACCCATATGGCCTGATTACGCAAAGTGGCTACTATGTAAATTCCACCAATGTAATGTATGGTACTATTTCAGCTAAACATGAGCTGGATTTTATCACCCCCGGATTAAGCGCACAGGCATTTTTCAGTTTTGAAAACAACAACTACAATTCCACTACCAGGTCACAGGAGTTTGATGCTTTCTGGTACAAAGGTCTGGATATAGATGGGGTGCCCTCGTACGTGAAAACACGGACAGCTACCACGCTTGTTACGGGAGGAACAAATAATATAGAACGTTCTACCTACCTGGATGCGCGACTGAATTATACACGCAACTGGAATCAGCATGCTATTACTGCACAGGTGCTGGCAAACCGTACACTACGGGTATACAATTATGACCTGCCATTTGCTTATCAGGGGGTGAGCGGCCGGTTCACCTACGGCTATAAATCCAGGTATTTTATGGAGGCCAACCTGGGCTATAACGGCTCTGAAAATTTCCCCGGCGGCAACCGGTACGGTTTTTTCCCAAGCGCATCCGTAGGATGGGTAGCCAGTGAAGAATCATTCCTGAAAGACGTGAGCTGGCTAAGCTATTTAAAGATCCGTGGTTCCTATGGACTGGTAGGTAATGATAAAATTGGTGGACTGCGCTGGTTATACCTGAGTGATTTTGCGCCCGGTGATGGTTATTCTTTTGGCATAAACCCGGCTTACAAGGGTGGATATAATGAAGCCCGCGTAGGTAACCCTTTTGTAACCTGGGAGCATTCCCAGAAAGCGAATCTGGGGCTGGAGTTTTCTGTATTGAAACATGATGTGCTGCAACTCACTTTTGACGTTTTCCATGAAAGAAGAACGGATATCCTGACAGATCCCAAACGCGTAGCCGATTATCTGGGGATTAACGGGCTGGCGCCACTGAATAGTGGTACCGTGGTAAACAAGGGGCTGGATGGTGAACTCCGGTTTAATAAACGTTGGCACGAGCTGAGCATCTTTGCCAACCTTCAACTTACTTACGCCCGGAACAAAGTACTGCAAAATGATCAGCCAACACCTGCTTATGGCTACCAGGATCTAAGGGGATATGAAGTGGGGTATGTACTGGGATACCGTGCTATAGGGTTCTTTACCAGCGAAGATGATATCAAAAACAGCGCGGTACAGTCGTTTGATAATAAAGTGATTCCGGGTGATATCAAATACATGGATGTGAACAGTGATGGTGTGATAGATGCATTTGACCGGGTGCCAATACAGATCCAGAATGTACCAAGGTACATGGGCGGTTTTTCTGCAGGTGCTTCTTACAAGGGTGTAGATATCAGTTTCCTGTTCAACGGATCTGCCGGTGGTACTGCAGATTATGTGCCCAGGGATAATAACAAAATCCTGTTACAGCGCTGGACACCTGAAAACCAGGAAAATGCAAAAGTACCCGTAGCTAAACTATCTCCCAACAATAGTCTTACCTCTGATTTTTATACGTTTAAAACAGACTATCTCAAACTGAGAAATGCAGAGATAGGTTATGTCATCCCCCAAAGTTTTTTAAACCGTATCAAGGTGAGTTATGCCCGTATATTCATCAATGGCCAGAACCTGGCTATCTGGGATAAACTCTGGATCAAAGATCGTGACCCGGAGTCCAGTGGTTCCTGGAACACGCCTTATCCATTACAGCGTGTTTACAATATGGGTATTAATATAAAATTATAA
- a CDS encoding RNA polymerase sigma factor — translation MQSEREVVLLQQVAEGDHDAFRQLFDEYWDNIYGVAFTLTKSREMARDMVQEIFVKIWLVREELAAKDSFRNFLFIVARNHIFSELRKKSRQEHFSQYLQDYFNESPFQADHPTLYKESAFLLQEAIARLPEQQRQVYQLSREQGWNQEQIALHLQISKSTIKTHMSRALTAIRQYLEGHAKGLLLVVSLLKAFL, via the coding sequence ATGCAATCAGAAAGAGAGGTAGTACTGCTACAGCAGGTAGCTGAGGGAGATCACGACGCTTTCCGGCAATTATTTGACGAATACTGGGATAATATTTATGGCGTTGCGTTCACGTTGACCAAATCACGGGAGATGGCCCGGGATATGGTACAGGAAATATTTGTGAAGATATGGCTGGTACGGGAGGAACTTGCAGCGAAAGACAGTTTCAGGAATTTCCTTTTTATAGTAGCCCGTAATCATATCTTCAGTGAGCTGCGGAAAAAAAGCCGACAGGAGCATTTTAGTCAGTACCTCCAGGATTATTTTAATGAAAGTCCTTTCCAGGCAGATCACCCCACCTTATATAAAGAATCGGCGTTTTTACTACAAGAGGCTATTGCCCGGTTGCCGGAGCAACAGCGGCAGGTATACCAGCTTAGCCGGGAACAGGGATGGAATCAGGAACAAATTGCCCTGCATCTTCAAATTTCAAAAAGTACCATTAAAACACATATGTCCAGGGCGCTTACCGCCATCCGCCAGTACCTGGAAGGCCATGCCAAAGGCCTGTTACTCGTTGTCAGCCTGCTAAAGGCGTTTCTCTGA
- a CDS encoding RagB/SusD family nutrient uptake outer membrane protein: protein MAILTLPACKKDFLERAPSDLIDETKVFSNIDNAEAFLNNAYREVPTLVYRNNNDRSSFYNLGSATDEGAAMWGHPNTSVNFNNGNWNAVNFPLDWSWFAYYSSIRKVNVFIKNYSLIPEESAGQSVSNKKKRLLGEAHGLRAFYYFMLYTTWGEVPLVKEALLPGGGDAVNLPRTPVKDVVAFIDEDLQIAIANLPPTHNSADFGRFTATAAKALLSRLYLYYASTLSNPANEKSRWEKAATAAKDAIDFAVTNSYALSKTSNNNKRAYERIFLEMNNPETIWSSASPYEGDGSYWDFWSGSLGYNGWYGEGPIQEMVDSYEMINGIIPVTGYTADGEQIINPTAGYDPAHPYENRDPRFYQTILYHGATWKGRTVNVAPGGADYSTDKARVNYFWRKYIEEDHNLFSNSGNTTRRFILFRLAELYLNYAEARNEATGPDGEVYNAVNAIRTRAGMPELPKSLSQSGMREKIRHERKIELVLENHRFWDVRRWKIAEQTDNRPVHKVNVSTTGKFSYPVWSNRVFDRNKHYLFPIPQSEIDKNREVLQQNPGW from the coding sequence ATGGCAATACTAACGCTGCCTGCCTGTAAAAAAGATTTTCTGGAAAGGGCGCCGAGCGACCTGATCGATGAAACTAAAGTATTCAGCAATATTGATAATGCAGAAGCTTTTTTGAATAATGCCTACCGGGAAGTGCCTACTTTGGTATATCGCAACAATAACGACCGCAGCAGCTTCTACAACCTGGGCTCTGCTACTGATGAAGGGGCGGCTATGTGGGGGCATCCTAATACTTCTGTGAACTTTAACAACGGCAACTGGAATGCGGTGAATTTCCCGTTGGACTGGTCCTGGTTTGCTTACTATTCTTCTATCAGGAAAGTAAACGTTTTTATTAAAAACTATTCCCTTATTCCGGAAGAAAGCGCCGGACAATCCGTTAGTAACAAGAAGAAAAGATTATTGGGAGAAGCGCACGGCCTGCGGGCATTCTATTACTTTATGCTGTATACCACCTGGGGAGAGGTGCCTTTAGTGAAAGAAGCCCTGTTGCCTGGTGGTGGAGATGCAGTGAATCTGCCAAGAACACCTGTTAAGGATGTAGTGGCGTTTATTGATGAAGATCTGCAAATTGCCATTGCAAATTTGCCACCTACACATAACAGTGCTGATTTTGGACGCTTTACAGCTACTGCTGCCAAGGCCCTTCTCTCCAGGTTGTATCTCTATTATGCCAGTACATTATCTAATCCGGCAAATGAAAAATCCCGCTGGGAAAAGGCAGCTACTGCCGCAAAGGATGCGATAGATTTTGCAGTGACCAATAGTTATGCATTATCTAAAACCAGTAATAATAATAAACGTGCTTATGAAAGGATTTTCCTGGAAATGAATAACCCGGAAACCATCTGGTCCAGTGCCAGCCCTTACGAAGGAGATGGTAGTTACTGGGACTTCTGGTCAGGGTCGCTCGGATATAACGGTTGGTATGGTGAAGGACCTATACAGGAAATGGTGGACTCCTACGAAATGATCAACGGCATTATACCGGTTACCGGTTATACTGCGGATGGAGAACAGATAATAAACCCTACTGCGGGATATGATCCGGCACATCCATACGAGAACCGTGATCCCAGATTTTACCAGACCATTCTTTACCATGGGGCCACCTGGAAAGGCAGAACGGTAAATGTTGCACCTGGCGGGGCTGATTACAGCACGGATAAAGCAAGGGTAAACTATTTCTGGCGCAAATACATTGAAGAAGACCACAACCTGTTTAGCAACTCCGGCAATACAACCAGGAGGTTCATCCTGTTCCGCCTGGCAGAACTGTACCTCAACTATGCTGAAGCAAGGAATGAAGCTACAGGGCCTGATGGAGAAGTGTATAATGCAGTGAATGCCATCAGAACAAGGGCTGGAATGCCAGAGTTGCCTAAAAGCTTATCTCAGTCGGGCATGAGAGAAAAGATACGGCACGAAAGAAAAATAGAACTGGTACTCGAAAACCACCGTTTCTGGGATGTGAGAAGATGGAAGATTGCAGAACAGACAGATAACAGGCCGGTACATAAAGTGAATGTTAGTACCACCGGAAAATTCTCCTATCCTGTATGGTCCAATCGGGTATTTGACAGGAATAAGCATTATTTATTCCCCATACCCCAGAGCGAAATAGATAAGAACCGTGAGGTGCTTCAGCAAAACCCCGGATGGTGA